Sequence from the Acidimicrobiales bacterium genome:
CCCCTCTGGTCGGGCTCCCGGCGTCGCTATGGAACCGAGGGCAGGCGTCCCTCGGCCTCGGCTTCGGGGAGGTAGCGGCGCTCGACGATGAGGTAGGCGCCCAGCGGGATGACGGCGGCCGCGATGGCGACGACGGTCCGCTTGAGCGACCAGCCCAGGTCCTCCCGCAGGTACATCACGGCCGCCAGGTAGACGAGGAAGATCACCCCGTGGATCGGGCCGATGACGGCGGTGGCCTCCTCGACGTCGAAGGCCCGCTTGGCGACCGTGGCGGCGATCAGCACCACCCAGGTGACGGCCTCGGCGAGGGCGATCAGGCGGAATCGAGCGATCATCGGGGGCCTTTCACGTCGGCTTGGCGGTGACCATCAGCCAGGTGATGACCACCAGCTCGTCGAGCAGAGCCGGCGGTGGCGCTCCGGCGGCCGAGAGCGTAGGGGTGCCCGGCGCCCCGTCGCGCATCGCCACCCGCGGGCCGCCCCGGCGTCAGGGGGCGTGCGGGGCCTCCCCGGCCGGGACGTCGAGGCGCCGGCCGTGGAGCTGCTCGTAGAAGGGCCGGTGATGGGCGGCGAAGCGCGCCAGCTCGGGGGAGGTCTCGACGGTGTGCGCATAGGTCCGCTCGCGCGGCTCGAAGCCCGAGCTGGTACTGACCTCGGTGTGCCAGCGGGCGCTGCGCCGCCACTCCGGTCGTTCCCCGGGCGCCCACCGGAGCGCCCCGGCGACGAAGGGCAGCTCGACGGCGGCACAGTAGGCGGCCAGCGTCGCGGCGGGTCGGGCCACGAGGTCGTCGGAGTCGACCACGACCGGGCGGTGGCCTCCGGCGTCCTCGACGGCGGTGTGCAGCTCGTGGAGGTACTCGAGCCCGATCGCGTTGATGCTCATGTCGGGATAGAGGTCGTAGTACGACGCGGCGATCTCCTCGGGCCGACGGATCAGGAAGGCGTGCCGGGCCTCGGCGAGGAAGCGCCGGTCGGCGAGGACCTCCCGGTGCCGGAAGTCGGTCGTGTCCTTCAGGAACACGACGCCCCCCGGCATACCGTCCCGCAGCCACGCGAGCAGTGACGTGGCGGAGTCGAACGTCCGGCCTTCGACGTCGGTCTCGCCGTGGTTCAGCAGGTTGCAGAACGGTTCGTGGAGAGCGACGAGATCGCCGCGCTCGACCATCGAGCGGAAGAACGCCGTCGAGCGGGCCCGAGGAGCGCTCCACAGGGCGAACACGGCCATCAACGCAACCTACCGAAGGGGGAGGGGAGGTCTTGGGTGTGGGCCCAGGTGGTGAGGTCGTGGTGTTGGATGGCGGCGGCCATGAGGTCGGGGAAGAGGTCGGGGGTGCAGGCGAAGGCGGGGACGCCGAGCTGGTGGAGGGCGGCGGCGTTGTCGTGGTCGTAGACCGGCGCGCCCTGGTCGCTCAGCGCCAGTAGAGCGACCATCTGGACGCCTGACTCGACCAGCGCCGAGGATCGCCGGAGCAGTTCGTCCCGGACCCCGCCTTCGTAGAGGTCGCTGATGAGCACGAGGATGGTGTCGGCGGGCCGGCTGACCAGGGTCTCGCAGTAGCCGAGGGCGCCGGCGATGTCGGTGCCGCCGCCGAGTTGCACGCCGAACAGGATGTCGACGGGGTCGTCGATCTGGTCGGTGAGGTCGACCACGGCGGTGTCGAAGACGACGATCCGGGTC
This genomic interval carries:
- a CDS encoding DUF3817 domain-containing protein, coding for MIARFRLIALAEAVTWVVLIAATVAKRAFDVEEATAVIGPIHGVIFLVYLAAVMYLREDLGWSLKRTVVAIAAAVIPLGAYLIVERRYLPEAEAEGRLPSVP